One window from the genome of Candidatus Methylacidiphilales bacterium encodes:
- a CDS encoding SBBP repeat-containing protein — protein MKFNANGTRLWGTYYGGAGGEDYFASVVVDPNDGSVYLAGRTGSLNDIASGGHQNAYGGEYHDAFLVKFNASGTRLWGSYYGGGGSDYGISVAVDSNDGSVYLSGATSSTNGIASGGYQNTPAQGYFAKFTSSGTRVWGSYINSEAYGITVDPNDGSVYVAGWTTSTSGIASGGHQNTYGGNWDASLVKFNASGTRLWGTYYGGVGGEGLSDWIDTFIPVVDPNDGSVYLAGDTTTTWPVDAIASGGHQNTYGGGSWDAFLVKFNASGTRQWGTYYGGGHIDEGNSVAVDPNDGSVYLAGSTSSWSPGASIASGGYQNAHGGGSDAYLVKFNASGTRVWGTYYGTSGWDMGFSVAVDPNDGSIYLAGETSSTSGIASGGHQNTYGGIYDAFLVKFSELFADLS, from the coding sequence GTGAAGTTCAACGCCAATGGGACGCGTCTTTGGGGGACTTACTATGGTGGGGCAGGTGGTGAGGATTATTTTGCTTCCGTCGTTGTCGATCCGAATGACGGGAGTGTCTATCTGGCTGGAAGGACGGGGAGCCTGAACGATATTGCTTCGGGTGGACATCAGAATGCATACGGTGGAGAGTATCATGATGCTTTTTTAGTGAAGTTCAATGCCTCGGGCACGCGACTTTGGGGAAGCTATTATGGAGGGGGAGGCAGCGACTATGGTATTTCCGTTGCCGTAGATTCGAATGATGGGAGTGTCTACTTATCAGGAGCTACGTCAAGCACTAATGGCATTGCCTCTGGTGGGTATCAAAATACACCGGCACAAGGTTATTTTGCCAAGTTTACCTCTTCGGGGACCCGCGTATGGGGATCTTATATTAACAGTGAGGCTTATGGCATCACGGTGGATCCGAACGACGGGAGCGTTTATGTCGCAGGATGGACAACGAGCACGAGTGGGATTGCTTCGGGTGGCCATCAGAATACATACGGTGGAAATTGGGATGCCTCTTTAGTGAAGTTTAATGCGTCGGGAACACGCCTTTGGGGGACTTATTATGGGGGTGTGGGCGGCGAGGGGCTTTCGGATTGGATTGATACTTTTATCCCAGTAGTAGATCCGAATGATGGGAGCGTGTATCTAGCCGGAGATACGACTACTACTTGGCCTGTTGATGCTATCGCCTCAGGCGGGCATCAGAATACTTATGGAGGAGGGTCATGGGATGCCTTTTTAGTGAAGTTTAATGCCTCGGGCACGCGCCAATGGGGGACTTATTATGGCGGGGGGCACATTGATGAAGGTAATTCTGTCGCTGTGGATCCGAACGACGGAAGCGTCTATCTGGCGGGATCGACGAGTAGCTGGTCGCCGGGTGCTTCTATCGCCTCAGGTGGGTATCAGAATGCTCACGGTGGGGGATCCGATGCCTATTTAGTGAAGTTTAATGCTTCGGGCACGCGCGTTTGGGGGACTTATTACGGGACAAGCGGTTGGGATATGGGCTTTTCGGTCGCCGTCGATCCGAACGACGGGAGCATCTACCTTGCGGGAGAAACGTCGAGCACCTCTGGCATCGCCTCAGGCGGGCATCAGAATACTTACGGGGGGATTTATGATGCCTTTTTAGTGAAGTTTAGCGAGCTTTTTGCTGATTTATCCA
- the atpD gene encoding F0F1 ATP synthase subunit beta, with translation MNTGKIVQVIGPVVDVEFSQDNLPAIYNALRVEFSINNVPQKLTLEVQQHLGDGWVRSIAMSSTEGLKRGMTVIDTGAPISVPVGEAVLGRVFNVLGEPIDERGPVNATKYYPIHRKAPTLIEQSTKAQVLETGIKVIDLICPFVKGGKVGAFGGAGVGKTVVIMELINNIAKSHGGYSVFAGVGERTREGNDLYNEMAEAGVINLKDLSKSKVALVYGQMNEPPGARLRVALSGLAMAEYFRDEKNQDVLLFIDNIFRFSQAGAEVSALLGRTPSAVGYQPTLAAEMGDLQERITSTKNGSITSFQAVYVPADDLTDPAPANTFAHLDSTIVLERSIAELGIYPAVDPLASTSKALAPEIVGEEHYQVARGVQKVLQRYKDLQDIIAILGMDELSPEDKLTVYRARKIQRFLSQPFHVAEVFTGTPGVYVPIKETIRGFKEILEGKHDDIPEANFYMKGSIDSVRT, from the coding sequence ATGAACACGGGCAAAATCGTCCAAGTCATCGGTCCTGTAGTAGATGTTGAGTTTTCTCAAGATAATCTCCCTGCAATCTACAACGCGCTAAGGGTCGAATTCTCGATCAATAACGTTCCCCAAAAACTCACTCTCGAAGTCCAACAACACCTCGGCGATGGCTGGGTGCGCTCTATCGCGATGTCTTCCACAGAAGGCCTCAAGCGAGGTATGACTGTCATCGATACTGGCGCTCCCATCAGCGTCCCTGTCGGGGAAGCTGTCCTCGGCCGTGTCTTCAACGTCCTAGGCGAGCCCATCGATGAGCGTGGACCCGTGAATGCCACAAAATATTATCCTATCCACCGTAAAGCACCCACACTCATAGAACAATCCACCAAGGCACAAGTCCTTGAAACGGGCATCAAAGTCATCGATCTCATCTGCCCCTTCGTCAAAGGCGGTAAAGTCGGTGCCTTCGGCGGCGCAGGCGTAGGAAAAACAGTCGTCATCATGGAACTCATCAACAACATCGCCAAAAGCCACGGCGGTTACTCCGTCTTTGCCGGCGTCGGCGAGCGCACCCGCGAAGGCAACGACCTCTACAACGAAATGGCTGAAGCTGGTGTAATCAATCTTAAAGACCTTTCCAAATCCAAAGTCGCCCTCGTCTATGGCCAGATGAATGAGCCGCCTGGTGCCCGCCTCCGCGTCGCATTGAGTGGGCTTGCGATGGCGGAATATTTCCGCGACGAAAAAAATCAAGACGTGCTTCTCTTCATCGATAACATCTTCCGCTTCTCCCAAGCAGGTGCCGAAGTCTCCGCACTCCTCGGCCGCACCCCAAGTGCTGTCGGCTACCAACCCACGCTAGCAGCAGAAATGGGCGACCTCCAAGAACGCATCACCTCCACCAAAAACGGCTCCATCACCTCATTCCAAGCAGTCTATGTGCCTGCAGATGATCTCACCGATCCCGCTCCAGCCAACACCTTTGCACACCTCGATTCCACCATCGTCCTCGAACGTTCCATCGCCGAGCTCGGCATCTACCCAGCCGTTGATCCGCTTGCTTCCACCTCGAAAGCACTCGCCCCGGAAATCGTTGGTGAAGAACACTACCAGGTCGCTCGCGGCGTCCAAAAAGTCCTTCAACGTTACAAAGACCTCCAAGACATCATCGCCATCCTCGGTATGGATGAACTCTCGCCCGAAGACAAACTCACCGTCTATCGCGCCCGCAAAATTCAACGTTTCCTCAGCCAACCATTCCACGTCGCCGAAGTCTTCACAGGCACACCTGGCGTCTACGTCCCGATCAAAGAAACCATACGCGGCTTCAAAGAAATCCTCGAAGGTAAACACGACGACATCCCCGAAGCCAACTTCTACATGAAAGGCTCCATCGACTCCGTCCGAACATAG
- a CDS encoding tetratricopeptide repeat protein produces MIDERKLEEPLPISWDQLRIVLGVVIAVALVIMVYIFNVGQKAAAEARLQSLYRSTATTEQRHELLSRSEATPTAALLWLQLAREYFEKNEYNKSLEAFESFIGRFPKHSLLPTAEYGRAVSLLYLGRTDEAQGAFVSIGYNQQAAAYAPLALIQAARIAIEKKNFSEARRLLRETQQLYSQSVAAFEAQSLLRDLPPEPNSPTASVSPTPPSPVQSLVPTASSPN; encoded by the coding sequence ATGATTGATGAACGTAAATTAGAAGAGCCACTACCCATTTCATGGGATCAACTTCGCATCGTTCTTGGAGTAGTCATTGCAGTTGCTTTGGTGATCATGGTCTACATTTTCAACGTCGGACAAAAAGCAGCCGCTGAAGCACGTCTGCAATCACTCTACCGCAGCACTGCCACGACTGAGCAACGGCATGAGCTCTTGAGCCGTTCTGAAGCTACGCCTACGGCTGCGCTACTCTGGCTTCAGCTTGCACGCGAATATTTTGAAAAAAACGAATACAATAAGAGCCTCGAGGCCTTTGAAAGTTTTATTGGACGTTTCCCTAAGCATTCCTTGCTTCCCACGGCTGAATATGGTCGCGCCGTTTCGCTTCTCTACTTAGGGCGAACAGATGAAGCGCAAGGTGCATTTGTCTCTATCGGCTACAATCAACAAGCCGCCGCCTACGCTCCGCTTGCCCTTATCCAAGCGGCTAGGATAGCCATCGAGAAAAAGAATTTCTCTGAAGCACGAAGACTTCTCCGTGAGACGCAGCAACTCTATTCTCAAAGCGTTGCTGCGTTTGAAGCTCAATCTCTACTTCGCGACTTGCCGCCAGAGCCCAACTCGCCTACGGCTTCCGTAT